The following proteins are encoded in a genomic region of Nitratireductor sp. GISD-1A_MAKvit:
- a CDS encoding Ppx/GppA phosphatase family protein, whose product MQNHDHGEVSPVEGVVRDAASDGGKTLGFDDNRSAGTSTCADEAPASSASGASHEDPPARKRKRRKRRKRRAFVRDGGEEALKPAIEQDGEAGKATRPSAGKRRDSSREDQRSCYAALDLGTNNCRLLVAVPTRPGHFRVVDAFSRIVRLGEGLSLEGRLSEKAMDRAVAALGICADKLGHRKPRRMRLIATEACRSAENGEAFIERVKHETGLTLEIIDRKTEARLAVAGCSTLVDRGTEGVVLFDIGGGSSEIALVDISRHRTPRLADHIVAWTSLPVGVVSLAERFGGHRVTRESFAAMVDAVSEMLDRFDDGGRLARVAKGGRFHLIGTSGTVTTLAGVHLGLARYDRRQVDGLWMERGNVDRMIETLLSWDFEQRKANPCIGADRADLVLAGCAILEAIRRRWPSERLRVADRGLREGMLNEMMAADGAWRRRRRMGQGA is encoded by the coding sequence GTGCAAAACCACGACCACGGCGAGGTCTCGCCGGTTGAAGGGGTCGTCCGGGATGCCGCGTCGGATGGGGGCAAAACCCTCGGCTTCGACGACAATCGGTCGGCCGGAACCTCGACCTGCGCAGACGAAGCTCCCGCTTCATCTGCCAGCGGGGCGTCACATGAAGATCCTCCCGCGCGCAAACGCAAGCGGAGAAAGCGGCGCAAGCGGCGCGCTTTTGTTCGCGACGGCGGGGAAGAGGCGCTCAAGCCGGCGATCGAGCAGGATGGAGAGGCGGGGAAGGCAACCCGGCCCAGCGCGGGAAAGCGTCGTGATTCTTCCCGGGAGGATCAGCGAAGCTGCTATGCGGCGCTGGATCTCGGCACCAACAATTGCCGGCTTCTTGTCGCCGTGCCGACGAGACCGGGGCATTTCCGCGTCGTGGATGCATTTTCGCGAATCGTTCGCCTCGGCGAGGGGCTGAGCCTTGAAGGCCGGCTGAGCGAAAAGGCGATGGATCGCGCCGTCGCCGCGCTCGGCATTTGCGCGGACAAGCTCGGACACCGCAAACCCAGACGCATGCGGCTGATTGCAACAGAAGCCTGCCGTTCGGCGGAAAACGGTGAAGCGTTCATCGAGCGTGTGAAACACGAAACCGGCCTTACACTGGAAATCATCGACCGGAAAACCGAGGCCCGGCTGGCGGTGGCCGGCTGCAGCACGCTGGTCGACCGGGGAACCGAAGGTGTGGTGCTGTTCGATATCGGCGGCGGTTCGTCCGAGATTGCGCTGGTGGACATCTCACGCCACCGCACACCGCGACTGGCGGATCATATCGTCGCCTGGACCTCTCTGCCCGTGGGCGTGGTCTCACTGGCGGAGCGGTTTGGCGGGCACCGGGTCACGCGCGAGAGCTTTGCAGCCATGGTGGATGCGGTGAGCGAGATGCTCGACCGGTTCGATGATGGCGGGCGGCTTGCCAGGGTTGCCAAGGGTGGACGCTTTCACCTGATCGGAACGTCGGGGACGGTGACGACGCTGGCTGGGGTCCACCTTGGCCTGGCGCGGTACGACCGGCGCCAGGTGGACGGGCTGTGGATGGAGCGCGGCAATGTGGACCGCATGATCGAAACGCTGCTTTCATGGGATTTTGAGCAGCGCAAGGCCAATCCCTGTATCGGTGCCGACCGCGCCGATCTGGTGCTCGCGGGCTGCGCAATCCTGGAAGCGATACGGCGTCGTTGGCCCTCCGAAAGGCTAAGGGTTGCCGATCGCGGTCTGCGCGAAGGCATGTTGAATGAAATGATGGCCGCTGATGGCGCCTGGCGCCGGCGGCGACGCATGGGGCAGGGCGCATGA
- a CDS encoding RlmE family RNA methyltransferase, with translation MTKKPTKTSGGARALKTRVKKKRGLKNSSRRWLERHLNDPYVHRAQAEGMRSRAAYKLTEIDDRHKILFPGARVIDLGAAPGGWCQVAAERVRSTPENPLVVGIDYLGMDPVPGAIVLEMDFLDDDAPERLLETLGDGPDLVISDMAAPTTGHRQTDHLRTMHLCETAADFALSVLKPGGHFLAKTFQGGAETGLLDQLKRNFKSVHHVKPQASRAESVELYLLAKGFKGRQEGVDRDGE, from the coding sequence ATGACGAAGAAACCAACCAAAACGAGCGGCGGTGCGCGGGCGCTCAAGACGCGGGTCAAGAAAAAGCGAGGGCTGAAAAACTCCTCACGCCGCTGGCTCGAACGGCATCTGAACGACCCCTATGTGCACCGTGCCCAGGCCGAAGGCATGCGCTCGCGCGCGGCCTACAAGCTGACGGAGATCGATGACCGGCACAAGATCCTGTTTCCTGGCGCACGCGTGATCGATCTGGGCGCTGCACCCGGCGGCTGGTGTCAGGTCGCGGCGGAGCGTGTCAGGTCGACGCCTGAAAATCCTCTGGTGGTTGGCATCGACTATCTAGGCATGGACCCGGTTCCCGGGGCGATCGTGCTGGAAATGGATTTTCTCGATGACGATGCACCCGAGCGCCTTCTGGAGACATTGGGCGATGGGCCGGACCTGGTGATATCCGACATGGCGGCCCCGACCACCGGGCATCGCCAGACGGACCATCTGCGCACCATGCATCTGTGCGAAACCGCTGCTGACTTCGCTCTTTCCGTGCTGAAACCGGGAGGTCACTTTCTGGCCAAAACGTTTCAAGGCGGTGCGGAAACGGGTCTGCTCGACCAGCTCAAGCGCAATTTCAAGTCGGTTCATCACGTGAAGCCGCAGGCCTCCCGCGCCGAATCGGTCGAGCTTTACCTTCTGGCCAAGGGATTTAAGGGACGTCAGGAAGGCGTGGACCGGGACGGCGAATAG
- a CDS encoding class I SAM-dependent methyltransferase yields MISRYDYMFDPGDQSTAALVCRWAGEHGGRVLELGCAAGAMSRILSEYYGLKVTGIEYDVTAAEFAEPYCERVITADLNGSSWSSLLGADRFDVIIAADVLEHLSNPATCLKQIRSLLAPSGKIIISVPNIAHNGVIAALFNDDFPYSDIGLLDRTHTHFFTLLSLRRMLEQTGCQVEDVKHIEAAPCHEEFRVYWERLPERIRAWLARNPAGATYQIVVKAVPDAKRNACTTYSRSDALGWLDEWPPEAGVDAAATDTQALPLVKSLTQQRDEALLRAESIEHSRIWRWSIPYRWLRDKLRSHLS; encoded by the coding sequence ATGATTTCACGTTACGATTACATGTTCGATCCCGGAGATCAAAGTACCGCAGCACTGGTGTGTCGATGGGCAGGCGAACACGGTGGCCGTGTGCTCGAACTCGGTTGTGCGGCAGGGGCAATGTCCCGGATCCTTAGCGAATATTATGGGCTCAAGGTCACGGGAATAGAGTACGATGTCACCGCCGCCGAGTTTGCAGAACCTTACTGTGAACGTGTTATCACGGCGGATCTCAATGGCTCTTCCTGGTCATCGCTCCTCGGAGCGGATCGCTTCGACGTGATCATCGCGGCTGATGTCCTAGAACATCTGTCGAACCCGGCCACGTGCTTGAAACAGATACGGAGTCTACTTGCACCGAGCGGCAAGATTATTATTTCTGTTCCAAATATCGCTCATAACGGCGTGATTGCGGCGCTATTCAACGACGATTTCCCCTATTCGGACATTGGCCTTCTCGATCGCACTCATACGCACTTCTTCACTTTGTTGTCACTCAGGAGAATGCTGGAACAAACTGGGTGTCAAGTCGAGGATGTGAAGCACATTGAGGCAGCACCATGTCATGAGGAGTTTCGTGTCTATTGGGAGAGACTTCCGGAGCGAATACGGGCGTGGCTGGCCCGCAACCCAGCAGGTGCAACTTATCAGATCGTCGTCAAGGCAGTTCCGGATGCGAAGCGAAACGCATGCACCACATATTCCAGGAGCGATGCTTTGGGTTGGCTAGATGAATGGCCGCCTGAAGCAGGAGTTGACGCTGCCGCAACCGATACTCAGGCGCTACCGCTGGTAAAATCGCTAACACAGCAGCGCGACGAGGCGCTGCTGAGAGCTGAGAGTATTGAGCACTCGCGCATCTGGCGGTGGTCAATACCCTATCGGTGGTTGCGCGACAAGTTGCGGTCACACCTATCATGA
- a CDS encoding DUF6538 domain-containing protein, producing MAVHVLRQVHKDSLMAARHRIANLTRRGNVFYWRARIPSALAIDQRSHLALSLRHGDHTKAKSMVRRLNTLLAELAEGDRARMTSREQLEEIFRAEIERMNESLEDLAFAARRTGSAAEDNLRADLLVGWAYRLIELFGTGRPMRFDASCPARRVLEQEGFAESQISEIAATFEQERKECRTAYFEGFLKSEMDAHGVRDTPLNRERATQQIMRAKADVLLGTPDRYGPLSTDSDVAALFGEQTQPQRPAPEAALSPAPTAANTNQDDAPAIARPSLEQMHVPPAQAPESAPSANAPISTTPETVAPQQRQHAPAPASEVIAPAVQTPPAPVIDDEKGVDLPLSQFMTECDALMKSNQHHWEDATAKDVKVAVTMLVGVLEEQGITHSSQMRQIHLGKLREHFDHILTNYGRSPRLRSLGTAALRAASAEAIRSHKEAGKEPPKLGLGPTTIRKHLANINTYLTYIKGRGYHVPNLTMDGLRPRKPKLSDARRITDKPGPEQLRPMFDMPLFTGCKSATEQEVAGSHIFHSANYFLPMLMVYLGPRRNEVAGLAVKDIVKTGQGWAIDIRPNKLRSLKNASSARMLPVPDEVLRLNFIDYVEAIKALRYDALFPELFSKSRKTDPGDRFYKDFVPKLHQHLGDAERWNRVLHALRHGFADTLKQALVHPSIISDIAGRLGSDETSMRYTNRAGLNVIKDALEKYPSITSHLEPQPIRVLPWVEAREASPWEGRTKDERLKMARTMRQRKSR from the coding sequence ATGGCTGTGCACGTCCTGCGCCAAGTACACAAGGATTCACTCATGGCAGCACGGCATCGCATCGCCAATCTCACCCGCCGCGGCAATGTCTTTTACTGGCGCGCAAGGATCCCTTCAGCGCTTGCGATCGATCAACGCAGCCACCTCGCATTGTCACTGCGCCACGGGGATCATACAAAGGCCAAGAGTATGGTCCGGCGGCTCAACACGCTGCTGGCGGAACTGGCCGAAGGTGACAGGGCGCGCATGACGAGCCGCGAACAGCTGGAAGAGATTTTCCGCGCCGAGATCGAGCGCATGAATGAGAGCCTGGAGGATCTCGCCTTCGCCGCACGCCGCACGGGCTCGGCGGCGGAAGACAATCTGCGCGCCGACCTCCTGGTGGGCTGGGCCTATCGCCTCATCGAATTGTTTGGCACGGGCCGCCCGATGCGATTCGACGCAAGCTGTCCTGCCCGCCGCGTGCTCGAACAGGAAGGTTTTGCGGAAAGCCAGATCAGCGAGATTGCTGCGACCTTCGAGCAGGAGCGCAAAGAATGCCGCACGGCCTATTTCGAAGGCTTCCTGAAGTCGGAAATGGACGCGCATGGCGTCCGGGACACACCATTGAACCGCGAGCGGGCCACCCAGCAGATCATGCGCGCCAAGGCAGATGTTCTGCTTGGCACGCCCGACCGTTATGGCCCCCTGAGCACGGACAGTGATGTGGCGGCGCTGTTTGGCGAGCAGACGCAGCCGCAAAGACCCGCCCCGGAAGCCGCTTTGTCGCCAGCGCCTACCGCAGCGAACACAAATCAAGACGACGCGCCTGCAATCGCCCGCCCCTCGCTGGAACAGATGCATGTGCCGCCAGCGCAAGCTCCCGAGTCTGCGCCTTCCGCCAACGCGCCTATCTCGACCACGCCCGAAACGGTTGCTCCGCAGCAGCGTCAGCATGCACCTGCGCCAGCGTCGGAAGTCATCGCACCCGCCGTCCAAACACCGCCCGCGCCTGTCATCGACGACGAGAAGGGCGTGGATCTGCCGCTTTCGCAGTTCATGACGGAATGCGATGCGTTGATGAAGAGCAACCAGCATCACTGGGAGGATGCCACGGCCAAGGATGTGAAGGTCGCGGTCACCATGCTGGTGGGTGTGCTCGAGGAACAGGGCATCACCCATTCAAGCCAGATGCGACAGATCCATCTGGGCAAGCTGCGGGAGCATTTCGATCACATCCTGACGAACTATGGCCGCAGCCCGCGGCTGCGGTCGCTTGGCACGGCAGCCCTGCGCGCTGCCTCAGCAGAAGCCATTCGATCGCATAAGGAGGCGGGCAAGGAACCGCCAAAACTGGGCTTAGGCCCGACGACAATCCGCAAGCACCTGGCCAATATCAACACTTACCTGACCTATATCAAAGGCCGTGGCTATCACGTGCCGAACCTCACCATGGATGGGCTGCGCCCCAGGAAGCCGAAACTGAGCGATGCGCGCCGCATCACGGACAAGCCGGGGCCCGAGCAGCTGCGGCCGATGTTCGACATGCCGCTCTTCACAGGCTGTAAAAGTGCGACGGAGCAGGAGGTGGCAGGATCGCATATCTTCCACTCGGCCAACTATTTCCTGCCAATGCTGATGGTCTATCTCGGGCCGCGCCGCAACGAAGTCGCGGGTCTAGCGGTGAAGGACATCGTGAAGACGGGCCAAGGCTGGGCGATCGACATCCGTCCAAACAAGCTCCGCAGCCTCAAAAATGCAAGCTCGGCACGTATGTTGCCAGTGCCCGATGAAGTTCTTCGGTTGAACTTCATCGACTATGTCGAGGCGATCAAGGCGCTGCGCTACGACGCGCTGTTCCCGGAGCTCTTTTCCAAAAGCCGCAAAACCGATCCGGGCGACCGCTTCTACAAAGATTTTGTGCCCAAGCTGCACCAGCATCTCGGCGACGCAGAGCGTTGGAACCGCGTGCTGCACGCTCTACGTCACGGATTTGCAGACACGCTGAAACAGGCGCTCGTGCACCCAAGCATCATCAGTGATATTGCGGGTCGTCTGGGAAGTGACGAGACCAGCATGCGCTACACGAACCGTGCTGGGCTGAACGTGATCAAGGATGCGCTGGAGAAATATCCGAGCATCACGAGCCATCTGGAACCGCAGCCGATCCGGGTGTTGCCCTGGGTGGAGGCGCGGGAAGCTTCGCCATGGGAGGGGCGAACGAAGGACGAAAGGCTGAAGATGGCCAGAACAATGCGGCAACGCAAGTCTCGATAA
- the guaB gene encoding IMP dehydrogenase codes for MAKIIETATGAEALTFDDVLLQPGHSEVMPGQTDVRTRIAGDIDLNIPILSAAMDTVTEARLAIAMAQAGGIGVIHRNLSPAEQAEEVRQVKKFESGMVVNPITIGPDATLAEAQALMRAHGISGIPVVENGGAGGHATGRLAGILTNRDVRFASDPQQRVRELMTHENLVTVRDGVAQDEAKRLLHQHRIEKLLVVDEAGNCVGLITVKDIEKSQLNPHASKDAQGRLRAAAATSVGEDGFERAERLIDAGVDLLVIDTAHGHSQRVLDAVARAKKLSSAVRIIAGNVATAEGTKALIDAGADGVKIGIGPGSICTTRIVAGVGVPQLSAIMSAVEVADREGVSLIADGGIKFSGDLAKALAAGASAVMIGSLLAGTDESPGEVYLHQGRSFKAYRGMGSVGAMARGSADRYFQAEVRDTLKLVPEGIEGQVPYKGPAGGVLHQLTGGLKAAMGYVGAPNLQEFRDRATFVRISGAGLRESHAHDVTITRESPNYPGGA; via the coding sequence ATGGCAAAAATCATCGAGACAGCAACCGGCGCAGAGGCGCTAACTTTCGACGACGTGCTCCTGCAGCCCGGCCACTCGGAGGTCATGCCCGGCCAGACGGATGTGCGCACGCGCATCGCAGGCGACATCGATCTCAACATTCCGATCCTTTCGGCGGCCATGGATACGGTGACGGAGGCACGCCTTGCCATCGCCATGGCGCAGGCCGGCGGCATCGGTGTCATCCATCGCAATCTCTCACCGGCCGAGCAGGCCGAGGAGGTGCGCCAGGTCAAAAAGTTTGAATCCGGCATGGTGGTCAATCCCATCACGATCGGCCCCGACGCGACGTTGGCCGAAGCGCAGGCGCTGATGCGTGCGCACGGCATTTCGGGCATTCCGGTGGTGGAGAATGGCGGCGCGGGAGGTCATGCCACAGGGCGTCTGGCCGGCATTCTGACCAATCGCGACGTGCGCTTCGCATCCGACCCGCAGCAGCGGGTGCGCGAACTGATGACGCATGAAAACCTGGTCACGGTCCGGGATGGTGTGGCACAGGATGAAGCCAAGCGGCTTCTGCATCAGCATCGCATCGAAAAGCTGCTTGTGGTGGACGAGGCGGGCAACTGTGTCGGCCTGATCACCGTGAAGGACATCGAAAAATCACAGCTCAATCCCCATGCATCCAAGGATGCCCAGGGGCGGCTTCGGGCCGCCGCGGCGACGAGTGTCGGAGAAGACGGTTTTGAACGCGCGGAGCGTCTGATTGATGCCGGTGTCGACCTTCTGGTAATCGACACGGCGCACGGGCATTCCCAGCGTGTTCTGGACGCGGTCGCCCGTGCCAAGAAACTGTCGAGCGCCGTGCGCATCATCGCCGGCAATGTTGCCACCGCCGAGGGCACCAAGGCGTTGATCGATGCGGGCGCGGACGGCGTCAAGATCGGCATCGGGCCCGGCTCCATCTGCACCACACGCATTGTCGCAGGTGTTGGCGTGCCGCAGCTTTCCGCCATCATGTCGGCCGTCGAGGTTGCTGACAGGGAAGGTGTCTCACTGATCGCGGATGGAGGCATAAAGTTCTCCGGCGATCTGGCAAAGGCACTGGCCGCCGGTGCCTCGGCGGTGATGATCGGCTCGCTTCTTGCCGGAACGGACGAAAGCCCCGGCGAGGTCTATCTGCACCAGGGACGTTCGTTCAAGGCATATCGCGGCATGGGTTCCGTGGGGGCCATGGCGCGCGGATCCGCCGACCGCTACTTCCAGGCAGAGGTGCGCGACACACTGAAGCTGGTCCCGGAAGGCATTGAAGGGCAGGTTCCCTACAAGGGGCCTGCAGGCGGTGTACTGCATCAGCTGACCGGCGGCCTGAAGGCTGCAATGGGTTATGTCGGAGCGCCCAATCTTCAGGAGTTCCGCGACCGGGCGACCTTTGTGCGCATTTCGGGGGCGGGCCTGCGGGAGAGCCACGCTCACGACGTGACGATCACGCGGGAGAGCCCCAATTATCCAGGTGGCGCGTGA
- a CDS encoding DHA2 family efflux MFS transporter permease subunit, giving the protein MNRTLPLILAVALFMEQMDSTVIATSLPAIAADIGTSPVTLKLALTSYLVSLAIFIPISGFMADRFGARKVFRIAIAVFVVGSIACAFSNSLAAFVLSRFLQGMGGAMMTPVGRLVLVRATPREQLVKAMAWLSVPALIGPIAGPPLGGFITTFFSWHWIFLINVPIGLAGIAISGRVLPEFPAEETGRLDATGFLLSSIAASGLVFGLSVISLPALPPLVGVCTVLIGIIATTLYIRHARRTPRPILNLGLFANRAFRAAILGGSLFRIGVGAVPFLLPLMFQVVFGLTPFESGLLTFASAFGAIAMKFIASTALRTAGFRVVLVAASLLGGASIAINAAFTPATAHWVIISVLIFSGLLRSLFFTSANALVFAELSDREASQASTLSAATQQVSIALGVAIGGGILEATAMMTGTELGIDAFINAFLIVAALSALAAVPFLTLPPEAGSRVSGHRRRSRAPLAEPAPAGE; this is encoded by the coding sequence TTGAACCGCACACTGCCGCTCATACTCGCCGTCGCGCTCTTCATGGAGCAGATGGATTCAACCGTCATTGCCACCTCTCTTCCGGCCATCGCCGCCGACATCGGAACAAGCCCCGTCACGCTCAAGCTGGCCTTGACGAGCTATCTCGTCTCGCTTGCGATCTTCATACCGATCAGCGGCTTCATGGCCGATCGTTTCGGCGCCAGGAAAGTGTTCCGCATCGCCATTGCCGTTTTCGTGGTCGGCTCGATTGCCTGCGCGTTTTCCAATTCGCTTGCAGCATTCGTGCTGTCGCGCTTCCTGCAGGGCATGGGAGGCGCCATGATGACGCCGGTTGGCCGGCTTGTCCTGGTGCGCGCCACCCCGCGCGAGCAGCTGGTCAAGGCAATGGCCTGGCTGTCCGTGCCGGCACTCATCGGGCCGATTGCCGGTCCGCCGCTCGGCGGCTTCATCACGACTTTTTTCTCGTGGCACTGGATCTTTCTGATCAATGTGCCGATTGGCCTTGCGGGCATTGCGATATCGGGGCGCGTCCTGCCAGAATTTCCCGCAGAAGAAACCGGCCGGCTTGATGCCACGGGATTTCTGCTTTCCAGCATTGCCGCATCAGGGCTCGTCTTCGGCCTGTCGGTGATCAGCCTGCCTGCCCTGCCACCCCTTGTGGGCGTGTGCACCGTCCTGATCGGCATCATTGCCACGACCCTTTACATCCGGCATGCGCGTCGCACGCCGCGACCGATCCTCAATCTCGGCCTGTTCGCCAATCGCGCGTTCCGGGCGGCCATACTGGGTGGTTCCCTTTTCCGCATCGGCGTGGGCGCCGTTCCTTTTCTTCTGCCACTCATGTTTCAGGTCGTGTTCGGTCTCACGCCCTTCGAATCGGGGCTACTGACCTTTGCTTCCGCCTTTGGCGCCATCGCGATGAAATTCATCGCGAGCACCGCATTGCGCACGGCCGGCTTCCGGGTCGTCCTGGTTGCCGCCTCCCTGCTTGGCGGTGCCAGCATCGCCATAAACGCCGCCTTCACCCCTGCGACCGCCCATTGGGTCATCATATCCGTCCTGATATTTTCGGGGCTTCTGCGGTCGCTGTTCTTCACCTCGGCCAACGCGCTTGTCTTTGCGGAACTCAGTGATCGCGAGGCGAGCCAGGCGTCCACACTCTCTGCGGCAACACAGCAGGTCAGCATCGCCCTCGGAGTGGCCATTGGGGGTGGAATTCTGGAGGCGACGGCCATGATGACGGGAACCGAACTGGGCATCGACGCCTTCATCAACGCGTTCCTGATCGTTGCAGCGCTTTCAGCACTGGCGGCCGTCCCGTTTCTCACTCTTCCGCCGGAGGCCGGCAGCAGGGTTTCCGGTCACCGCCGGAGATCGCGCGCGCCTCTTGCCGAACCGGCGCCGGCCGGCGAGTGA
- a CDS encoding ABC transporter ATP-binding protein encodes MSSDIILDVQNISKTFKMYNRPWDRLLERIPPFRTRHKAFKALAGIDLQVRRGETVGIIGRNGSGKSTLLQLVCGTLTPSSGTIGVNGRIAALLELGAGFNPEFTGRENVYLNAAILGLERKQIEERMPEILAFADIGDFVDQPVKTYSSGMYVRLAFAVIAHVEADILVIDEALAVGDALFTQKCMRFLRKFQETGTILFVSHDSAAVTNLCERAVWLHEGEIAAQGDAKSVSEAYLASLFETVATSHRSEANRPNVPKADEWVDRRQAFINCTNLRNDIEVFRFEAANADFGSRGASIVDVYLADDDGRRMSYIVGGEICNLHVDIVAHQDLARPIVGFFVKDRLGQQLFGDNSYLTYLDSPRSVLAGGTLSAVFRFPMPLLPVGDYSIAVAVADGTQEDHVQHHWIHDAVIFRSHCSAAAAGLVGIPMLDVKLDTSAPSTVQTSSA; translated from the coding sequence ATGTCCTCTGACATTATTCTGGATGTTCAGAACATCAGCAAAACCTTCAAGATGTACAATCGACCATGGGATCGGTTGCTGGAACGAATTCCGCCATTTCGTACGAGACACAAGGCATTCAAAGCTCTTGCGGGCATCGATTTGCAGGTGCGTCGCGGCGAGACGGTGGGGATCATTGGTCGCAACGGCTCGGGAAAATCGACCTTGCTGCAATTGGTATGCGGTACCCTCACCCCGAGTTCCGGAACGATCGGTGTGAACGGACGGATTGCGGCACTCCTGGAACTCGGTGCCGGGTTCAATCCGGAGTTCACTGGTCGCGAGAACGTTTACCTCAATGCGGCAATACTGGGGCTGGAACGGAAACAAATCGAGGAGCGCATGCCGGAAATTCTGGCATTTGCGGACATCGGCGATTTCGTTGATCAGCCGGTGAAAACTTACTCGTCCGGGATGTATGTCCGCTTGGCCTTCGCAGTCATCGCACATGTGGAAGCTGACATATTGGTAATCGATGAAGCGCTCGCCGTCGGTGACGCATTGTTCACTCAGAAATGCATGAGGTTCCTGAGAAAATTCCAGGAGACGGGAACGATCCTGTTTGTAAGCCACGATAGCGCTGCCGTGACGAATCTTTGTGAAAGGGCAGTTTGGCTTCACGAGGGAGAAATTGCCGCGCAGGGGGATGCGAAATCCGTTTCGGAAGCGTATCTCGCCTCTCTTTTCGAAACGGTAGCGACCAGTCACCGGAGCGAAGCTAACCGACCGAATGTTCCCAAAGCAGATGAATGGGTGGATCGACGACAGGCATTCATAAATTGCACCAATCTAAGGAATGATATCGAAGTCTTCCGTTTCGAAGCTGCGAATGCTGACTTTGGCAGTCGCGGGGCATCGATCGTGGATGTTTATCTTGCAGATGATGACGGGCGGCGCATGTCATACATCGTAGGCGGTGAGATCTGCAATCTTCATGTGGACATCGTAGCTCATCAGGATCTGGCGCGACCGATCGTAGGCTTTTTCGTTAAGGATCGTCTGGGTCAGCAGTTGTTCGGTGACAACAGCTACCTGACATACTTAGACAGCCCCCGCTCGGTATTGGCGGGGGGGACGTTATCTGCTGTTTTCCGTTTCCCCATGCCGCTTCTACCGGTCGGAGATTATTCGATTGCGGTAGCGGTCGCAGACGGTACCCAGGAGGACCATGTTCAACACCATTGGATCCATGATGCGGTGATTTTTCGTTCTCATTGCAGCGCCGCGGCTGCCGGATTGGTAGGCATACCGATGCTTGATGTGAAACTCGATACCAGCGCTCCATCCACCGTCCAGACATCATCAGCTTGA
- a CDS encoding ABC transporter permease, with amino-acid sequence MSTSGVSAPPSSFSPSLAARLRLLGLLAWRDITSRYRGSMMGLVWSFVTPVLLLGVYTVVFSGIFRARVSAGSGSAADFALQLFAGLIVHGLAAEVLSRAPGLIAGNTGYVKKVMFPLEILPLVLILSAVFHGIISVVILMIFQLFVHQHIAPTIIFVPLVLLPYMIFLAGISWLVSAAGVFIRDISQITGFVITLLLFLSPVFYPASTLPEQWQFVLILNPLTIVIEQMRAVVLYGELPHFLALFVFTLISLLVFWAGLFSFSKLKREFADVL; translated from the coding sequence ATGAGCACTTCCGGCGTTTCAGCCCCCCCTTCATCCTTCTCTCCCTCTCTTGCGGCTCGCCTTCGTTTGCTCGGGTTGCTCGCATGGCGTGACATCACCAGCCGGTACCGCGGGTCGATGATGGGACTGGTCTGGTCATTCGTCACGCCCGTATTGTTGCTCGGTGTTTACACGGTTGTCTTTAGCGGTATTTTTAGGGCGCGTGTAAGTGCAGGAAGCGGCAGCGCAGCGGATTTCGCCTTGCAGCTATTTGCGGGTCTCATTGTTCACGGTCTTGCTGCGGAAGTTCTTAGCCGCGCGCCTGGGCTGATTGCCGGAAATACTGGTTACGTGAAGAAGGTCATGTTTCCCCTGGAAATCCTACCGCTGGTCCTCATACTATCGGCGGTGTTTCACGGTATAATTAGTGTCGTTATCCTCATGATCTTTCAGCTGTTTGTTCATCAGCACATCGCTCCTACGATCATATTCGTGCCTCTGGTACTGCTACCATATATGATATTTCTGGCGGGTATATCGTGGCTGGTTTCAGCGGCCGGTGTGTTCATTCGCGACATCAGTCAGATCACCGGCTTCGTCATCACGCTCCTTCTGTTCCTCTCACCCGTGTTCTACCCGGCATCAACCCTTCCCGAACAATGGCAATTCGTTCTGATATTGAACCCGCTGACCATTGTTATCGAGCAGATGCGAGCGGTTGTGCTTTACGGGGAGCTTCCGCACTTTCTCGCACTGTTCGTTTTCACTTTGATCTCACTATTGGTCTTTTGGGCTGGCCTGTTCTCCTTCTCCAAATTGAAGAGGGAGTTTGCCGATGTCCTCTGA